One Pararhizobium sp. IMCC3301 DNA segment encodes these proteins:
- a CDS encoding YggS family pyridoxal phosphate-dependent enzyme, translating to MAWAPSPTPDPDETIARLAKVRGEIAEAAQRYERDPAAIHLVAVSKTFAAEALEPLFQQGQRVFGENRVQEAQGKWPVLRELYPDLELHLIGPLQSNKAEDAIALFDVIETVDRIKIAKVLKKAEDKLGVKRSFFVQVNTGDETQKAGVTPAEAVAFVRACRDEIGLNIAGLMCIPPADEVAAPHFALLRQLAEEAGVSGLSMGMSGDFDTAIMLGASHVRVGSAILGSRAAEQSQPPE from the coding sequence ATGGCGTGGGCTCCCTCACCAACTCCAGATCCGGACGAGACCATCGCCCGGCTTGCAAAAGTACGCGGCGAAATCGCCGAAGCGGCGCAGCGTTATGAACGCGACCCGGCAGCCATCCATCTGGTGGCGGTCAGCAAGACCTTTGCGGCCGAGGCGCTGGAGCCGCTGTTTCAGCAGGGTCAGCGGGTTTTCGGCGAAAACCGGGTGCAGGAAGCGCAGGGCAAATGGCCTGTATTGCGGGAGCTTTATCCCGATCTGGAGCTTCATCTGATCGGACCATTGCAATCCAACAAGGCGGAAGATGCCATCGCCCTGTTTGATGTCATTGAAACGGTTGACCGCATCAAAATTGCCAAGGTTCTGAAAAAGGCGGAGGACAAGCTTGGTGTGAAGCGGAGTTTCTTCGTTCAGGTCAACACCGGAGACGAGACGCAAAAGGCCGGGGTGACCCCGGCGGAGGCGGTGGCTTTCGTCAGGGCCTGCCGCGACGAAATCGGTCTGAATATTGCCGGGTTGATGTGCATTCCACCCGCCGATGAGGTGGCTGCACCGCATTTTGCGCTGCTGCGTCAACTGGCGGAGGAAGCCGGTGTGTCCGGGCTGTCGATGGGCATGAGCGGTGATTTTGATACGGCGATCATGCTTGGCGCGAGCCATGTGCGCGTCGGCAGCGCCATTTTGGGATCACGGGCGGCTGAACAGTCCCAGCCGCCCGAGTAA
- the lptE gene encoding LPS assembly lipoprotein LptE has protein sequence MSENTQMHLILRILKSPTPAIIALALLTAACNVRPVYGPGSGSGVEQVSDEMAAIAIDPAKDRISQELRNRLIFNFNLGRSIAEKKYQMSYTLKQSDDAIAIEARSGAPASYRLTAIVKFRILDPVANTTLTAGTVRASASYDRSSQSFANIRARRDAENRAAKSAADEITARISTYFATQR, from the coding sequence GTGAGCGAGAACACACAGATGCATTTGATTTTGCGAATTCTCAAATCCCCGACCCCGGCCATTATAGCGCTGGCCCTGCTGACCGCAGCCTGTAACGTCCGGCCCGTCTATGGGCCAGGCAGCGGCTCCGGCGTTGAACAGGTATCTGATGAAATGGCCGCAATCGCCATTGATCCGGCCAAAGACCGGATATCTCAGGAGCTGCGCAACCGGCTTATTTTCAATTTCAATCTCGGCCGTTCTATTGCCGAAAAGAAATACCAGATGAGCTACACTCTCAAACAGTCAGATGATGCCATTGCCATTGAGGCCCGCAGCGGTGCTCCGGCGTCCTACCGCCTGACTGCAATTGTCAAATTCCGCATACTGGACCCAGTGGCCAACACCACACTGACCGCGGGCACAGTGCGCGCCAGCGCCTCCTATGACCGCTCATCGCAGAGCTTTGCCAACATCCGCGCCCGCCGCGACGCGGAAAACCGCGCAGCAAAATCGGCTGCCGACGAAATCACAGCCCGGATCTCCACCTATTTTGCCACCCAGCGGTAA
- the leuS gene encoding leucine--tRNA ligase: protein MQTERYNPQIVEPHWQKVWTGQELFTTQTDDPREKYYVLEMFPYPSGRIHVGHVRNYAMGDVVARFKRAKGFNVLHPMGWDAFGMPAENAAMKNKVHPKAWTYANIAAMRSQLKSMGLSLDWQREFATCDVAYYHQQQKLFLDFLQAGIAYRKKSKVNWDPVDRTVLANEQVIDGKGWRSGADVEQRELTQWFFRISDYSEDLLTALDGLTRWPDKVRLMQKNWIGRSEGMSVRFAFDGAGREPLEIFTTRQDTLFGASFMALSPDHPLTEDLAKDNAELAAFVAECRKQGTSVVAVETAEKRGFDTGLRVKHPLQAGTLPVYVANFVLMDYGTGAIFGCPAHDQRDLDFANKYKLPVTPVVLPSDADAAGFTIDNEAYTGPGSIFNSGFLDGLSIEAAKQAVAEHLEQALLDGAPQGTRQINYRLRDWGISRQRYWGCPIPIIHCPSCGPQPVPEDQLPVELPDEIDFETPGNPLDRHASWKQVACPACGQDSVRETDTMDTFVDSSWYFARFTAPRSTTPTDPQAADAWLPVNQYIGGVEHAILHLLYSRFFARAMSRCGHMSIEEPFEGLFTQGMVVHEAYHDGQERAWFAPAELRFEGEGTERRAFLIDGGQEVTIGKIEKMSKSKRNTVDPDDIIRTYGADTARWFVLSDSPPERDVIWTDAGVEGAHRFVQRVWRLVQEVAALDSAAGSPQDHALTAAAHKALHAVEADIDGLRFNRAVAQIYELANAISAQLSKADAQDSTNGAIRGAFEMMLHALAPMMPHLAEECWQHLGHSDLIASRPWPKVNEALLSQDTVILPVQINGKRRAEITVPKEASKQAVEEAVLTIPAVLKALDGRAPKKLIVVPGRIVNVVV from the coding sequence GTGCAGACAGAACGTTATAACCCGCAGATCGTTGAGCCCCACTGGCAGAAAGTCTGGACCGGCCAGGAGCTGTTCACGACGCAGACTGACGACCCGCGCGAAAAATATTATGTGCTTGAAATGTTTCCCTACCCCTCGGGCCGCATTCATGTCGGCCATGTGCGCAATTATGCCATGGGTGACGTGGTGGCCCGGTTCAAACGGGCAAAAGGTTTCAACGTGCTGCACCCGATGGGGTGGGACGCGTTTGGCATGCCGGCTGAAAATGCCGCGATGAAGAACAAGGTCCATCCCAAGGCCTGGACCTATGCCAATATTGCCGCCATGCGCAGCCAGCTTAAATCCATGGGTCTGTCGCTCGATTGGCAACGCGAATTCGCCACCTGCGATGTCGCCTATTATCACCAGCAGCAGAAACTGTTTCTGGATTTTCTTCAGGCGGGCATTGCTTACCGCAAGAAATCCAAGGTCAACTGGGACCCGGTCGACCGCACCGTGCTGGCCAATGAACAGGTCATCGACGGAAAAGGCTGGCGTTCCGGCGCGGATGTCGAACAGCGCGAACTCACCCAGTGGTTTTTCAGGATTTCGGACTATTCCGAAGATCTGCTGACAGCGCTGGACGGACTTACGCGCTGGCCCGACAAGGTCCGCCTGATGCAGAAAAACTGGATCGGCCGGTCGGAAGGCATGTCCGTCCGGTTTGCGTTTGACGGCGCCGGCAGGGAGCCGCTGGAAATCTTCACCACACGGCAGGATACCTTGTTCGGAGCCAGCTTCATGGCGCTGTCACCGGACCATCCGCTGACGGAGGATCTGGCCAAAGACAATGCGGAACTGGCGGCTTTTGTTGCCGAATGCCGCAAACAGGGCACCAGCGTCGTTGCTGTGGAAACCGCCGAAAAACGCGGCTTTGACACTGGACTGCGCGTCAAGCATCCGCTTCAGGCAGGCACTTTGCCGGTCTATGTCGCCAATTTCGTGCTGATGGATTACGGCACCGGCGCGATTTTCGGCTGTCCGGCCCATGACCAGCGTGACCTCGACTTTGCCAACAAGTATAAATTGCCGGTGACCCCTGTTGTCCTGCCATCGGATGCCGATGCCGCCGGCTTCACGATTGACAATGAGGCCTATACCGGCCCCGGCAGTATTTTCAATTCTGGATTTCTGGACGGTCTCAGCATTGAAGCGGCCAAGCAGGCGGTCGCCGAGCACCTTGAGCAGGCCCTGCTCGACGGCGCACCTCAGGGCACGCGGCAGATCAATTATCGCCTGCGCGACTGGGGCATTTCGCGGCAGCGCTACTGGGGCTGTCCGATACCGATCATCCATTGCCCCAGCTGTGGCCCACAGCCGGTTCCCGAAGACCAGTTGCCGGTCGAACTGCCGGACGAGATTGATTTTGAAACGCCTGGCAACCCGCTTGATCGCCATGCCAGTTGGAAACAAGTGGCCTGCCCGGCCTGCGGCCAGGATTCTGTCCGCGAAACCGATACGATGGATACGTTCGTCGATTCGTCCTGGTATTTCGCCCGCTTCACCGCGCCGCGCAGCACCACGCCGACCGATCCGCAGGCCGCCGATGCCTGGCTGCCGGTCAATCAGTATATTGGCGGTGTTGAACATGCGATTCTGCATCTGCTGTATTCGCGGTTTTTCGCCCGCGCCATGTCGCGCTGCGGACACATGTCCATAGAAGAGCCATTTGAAGGTCTGTTTACCCAAGGCATGGTGGTCCATGAAGCCTATCATGACGGCCAGGAGCGCGCCTGGTTTGCGCCCGCTGAACTACGGTTTGAGGGCGAAGGCACCGAGCGCAGGGCATTCCTGATTGACGGAGGTCAGGAAGTGACCATCGGCAAGATCGAGAAAATGTCGAAATCCAAACGCAACACCGTCGATCCTGACGATATTATTCGCACCTATGGCGCGGATACGGCGCGCTGGTTCGTGCTGTCTGATTCGCCGCCGGAACGCGATGTCATCTGGACTGACGCCGGGGTTGAAGGCGCGCATCGTTTTGTTCAGCGCGTCTGGCGCCTGGTTCAGGAAGTTGCGGCGCTCGATTCGGCGGCAGGCTCCCCCCAGGATCACGCATTGACCGCAGCTGCGCATAAGGCGCTGCATGCTGTGGAAGCGGACATTGATGGCCTGCGTTTCAATCGTGCCGTCGCTCAGATTTATGAATTGGCAAATGCGATTTCAGCTCAGCTCAGCAAGGCCGATGCTCAGGACAGCACAAATGGTGCCATCCGCGGCGCTTTTGAAATGATGCTCCATGCTTTGGCCCCAATGATGCCGCATCTGGCCGAGGAATGCTGGCAGCATCTGGGACATTCCGATTTGATTGCAAGCCGTCCCTGGCCTAAGGTGAATGAGGCGCTGCTTTCGCAGGACACTGTCATTCTGCCAGTGCAGATCAACGGCAAGCGGCGCGCCGAAATCACGGTGCCGAAAGAAGCCTCAAAACAGGCAGTGGAAGAGGCAGTTCTGACCATCCCGGCCGTGCTGAAAGCACTGGATGGCAGGGCTCCGAAGAAGCTGATTGTCGTGCCTGGACGCATTGTGAACGTGGTTGTTTGA